CTGGGCGGCCGTGGAGGTGTTGGCCGGCGACAACCCCAGGCCACGCTTGCTGCTGGGAAAGGACACCAGGCTGTCCGGGGACATGTTGGAGGCGGCCCTGGTGGCGGGGATCTGCTCTGCGGGAGGCGAGGTGGAGCTCCTGGGGGTGGTCCCCACCCCGGCGGTAGCCTACCTCACCTGTTCCAGGGGGGCCGACGCGGGGGTGGTTATCTCCGCTTCCCATAACCCGGCTCGGGACAACGGCATCAAGTTCTTCCACCGGGACGGCTACAAGCTCCCCGACGAGCTGGAGCGGGAGATGGAACGCCTGGTGGGGGGCGTCGAGTCCCACCCCAAGCCGCGCGGGGACCAGGTGGGATGTTCCCGCCCGGCGGCCGGAGCGGAGGAGGAATACCTGGAACACCTGCTTTCCGTGGCCCGGCCCGACCTCTCCGGGATAAAGGTGGTGGTGGACTGCGCCCACGGGGCATCCTATCGAGTGGCCCCGGAGCTGCTGCGCCGCCTGGGAGCCCGGGTGGTGTCCCTGCACGTGGAACCCGACGGGTTGAACATCAACCGGGAATGCGGTTCCACCCACTGTGCGACCCTGCAGAAGAGGGTGGTTGAGGAAGGGGCCCTGCTGGGCCTGGCCTTCGACGGAGACGCCGATCGCCTGATCGCCGTGGACGAGGAGGGGAACCTGGTGGACGGGGACCACATCATGGCCATCTGCGCGGTGCGCATGAAGGAGGAGGGGACCCTCAGGGACAACGCGGTGGTGGTCACGGTCATGTCCAACCTGGGATTCCACCTGGCCATGGAGCGGGAGGGGATAAAGGTCCACCAGACGGCGGTGGGCGACCGCTACGTGCTGGAGAGGATGCTAGAGGGGGGCTTCAACCTGGGAGGAGAGCAGTCGGGCCACATCATCTTCCTGGATCACTCCACCACCGGGGACGGGCTGGTGACCGCGCTCAAGCTCCTAGAAGCGGTGA
The sequence above is drawn from the Actinomycetota bacterium genome and encodes:
- the glmM gene encoding phosphoglucosamine mutase; protein product: MGRGDDERPRLFGTDGVRGEANVELTPELAMRLGWAAVEVLAGDNPRPRLLLGKDTRLSGDMLEAALVAGICSAGGEVELLGVVPTPAVAYLTCSRGADAGVVISASHNPARDNGIKFFHRDGYKLPDELEREMERLVGGVESHPKPRGDQVGCSRPAAGAEEEYLEHLLSVARPDLSGIKVVVDCAHGASYRVAPELLRRLGARVVSLHVEPDGLNINRECGSTHCATLQKRVVEEGALLGLAFDGDADRLIAVDEEGNLVDGDHIMAICAVRMKEEGTLRDNAVVVTVMSNLGFHLAMEREGIKVHQTAVGDRYVLERMLEGGFNLGGEQSGHIIFLDHSTTGDGLVTALKLLEAVRETGERLSDLSRLVVKVPQVLVNVRVRDKEAWREHEALLSALRSWEERLGDRGRVLLRPSGTEPVLRVMVEALDGELAERAVRELAALVEREMG